In the Gemmatimonadota bacterium genome, one interval contains:
- a CDS encoding MoxR family ATPase encodes MTSPFSTVADLETGFAAEGYLADVDVATALFLALKLGRPLFLEGEAGVGKTELARTLATVTGGELIRLQCYEGIDAATALYEWDYPRQMLEIRLLEARGEAGSAQTKNIFGPEFLVRRPLLRAIESVSAAPPVLLIDEIDRADEEFEAFLLELLADFAITIPELGTIKAKIKPYVILTSNRTREVHDALKRRCFYHWIDYPSATRELAILKARLPQLPDRLAAEVVAFVQRLRTSDLSKLPGVAETIDWAAALDSLGARQLGPEDIDRSLGVLLKYQEDVSRIRGDAARTLLAEIQAGR; translated from the coding sequence ATGACCAGCCCTTTCAGCACCGTTGCCGATCTCGAAACCGGATTTGCCGCCGAGGGATACCTGGCGGATGTCGACGTGGCCACGGCGTTGTTCCTGGCCCTGAAACTCGGCCGGCCATTGTTCCTGGAGGGCGAAGCGGGGGTCGGCAAGACCGAATTGGCCCGGACCCTGGCCACCGTCACCGGCGGCGAGTTGATCCGGCTCCAGTGCTACGAAGGCATCGACGCCGCCACCGCGCTCTACGAGTGGGATTACCCCCGCCAGATGCTCGAGATCCGCTTGCTCGAAGCCCGGGGCGAGGCCGGAAGCGCCCAGACCAAGAACATCTTCGGACCGGAGTTTCTGGTCCGCCGGCCGCTGCTCCGCGCCATCGAATCGGTGAGCGCGGCGCCGCCGGTGTTGCTGATCGACGAAATCGACCGGGCCGACGAGGAGTTCGAAGCCTTCCTGCTCGAACTGCTGGCCGATTTCGCGATCACCATCCCCGAACTCGGCACCATCAAGGCCAAGATCAAGCCCTACGTGATCTTGACCAGCAACCGGACCCGGGAAGTGCACGACGCCCTGAAACGGCGCTGCTTCTATCACTGGATCGACTATCCCTCCGCCACGCGGGAACTCGCGATCTTGAAGGCCCGGCTGCCCCAGCTGCCCGACCGGCTGGCCGCCGAGGTGGTGGCGTTCGTCCAGCGGCTCCGGACCTCCGACCTGTCGAAGCTTCCTGGAGTAGCCGAAACCATCGACTGGGCCGCCGCGCTCGATTCGTTAGGCGCCCGCCAGCTCGGCCCCGAGGATATCGACCGGAGTCTCGGCGTGTTGCTCAAGTATCAAGAAGACGTGTCCCGGATCCGGGGCGACGCGGCCCGGACTCTTTTGGCGGAGATCCAGGCGGGCCGGTGA
- a CDS encoding putative hydro-lyase, with protein MDARQIRAEIRAGRITGVTSGLAPGYAQANLAVLPAGLAADFRRFCELNPKPCPLLDVTEPGEFEPARVAPGADLRTDLPRYRVYRDGNLVAEVTDATEWWRDDLVAFLLGCSFTFESALVAAGVPVRHQARGRNVPMYRTSIACQPAGPFRGPMVVSMRPIPEHLVDLAVTTSGRFPDAHGEPIHIGNPGAIGITDLTRPDWGDPPEALPGDVPVFWACGVTPQAVALASRPSFLITHAPGHMFLTDLIFPP; from the coding sequence ATGGACGCCCGGCAGATCCGCGCCGAGATCCGCGCCGGCCGGATCACTGGTGTCACCAGCGGGCTGGCGCCCGGCTATGCCCAGGCCAATCTCGCGGTGCTCCCAGCCGGCTTGGCCGCCGATTTCCGGCGGTTCTGTGAATTGAATCCGAAGCCCTGCCCCCTGCTCGACGTCACCGAGCCCGGTGAGTTCGAACCGGCCCGGGTCGCGCCGGGCGCCGATCTCCGAACCGACCTGCCCCGGTACCGGGTCTATCGCGACGGGAACCTGGTGGCCGAGGTGACCGATGCCACCGAATGGTGGCGCGACGACTTGGTAGCCTTTCTGCTCGGCTGCTCCTTCACGTTCGAATCGGCGCTCGTCGCCGCCGGCGTTCCGGTGCGCCATCAAGCCCGGGGACGGAATGTCCCGATGTATCGGACCTCGATCGCCTGCCAACCGGCTGGACCATTCCGCGGTCCGATGGTGGTGTCGATGCGGCCGATCCCCGAGCACCTCGTGGATTTGGCGGTGACCACGAGCGGCCGGTTTCCCGACGCCCATGGCGAGCCGATCCATATCGGGAACCCGGGGGCCATTGGGATCACCGATCTCACCCGGCCCGACTGGGGCGATCCGCCTGAAGCCCTTCCCGGCGACGTCCCGGTGTTCTGGGCCTGCGGGGTCACGCCCCAGGCCGTCGCGTTGGCGTCGCGGCCGAGTTTCCTGATCACCCACGCGCCTGGTCACATGTTCCTGACCGATCTTATCTTCCCGCCATGA